The Methanoregula boonei 6A8 genome has a window encoding:
- a CDS encoding chemotaxis protein CheW: MTKTSENGSGGSLSPSAIRSRAEALRRGTSGAGANTVQVVEFLLGKEHFAVDLFNVREVVEYKTITQLPDTPAYIKGIIDLRGEITTIIDLKERLNIPRKEGASDENCRIIVLDDSITRSKTGIMVDNVSSVTTFDQSAVDTSTSSVEQNNSAIIGIIKKRVRIKDRDANELLILIDIKRLVSDNEVGIDLASTAPEEIAA, encoded by the coding sequence ATGACAAAGACATCAGAAAACGGTAGTGGGGGATCTCTCTCCCCTTCCGCAATCCGGTCGCGGGCCGAGGCGTTACGGCGGGGAACAAGCGGCGCAGGAGCAAACACAGTCCAGGTCGTGGAGTTCCTGCTGGGTAAAGAGCACTTTGCCGTGGATCTCTTCAATGTCCGGGAAGTAGTCGAATACAAGACTATTACCCAGCTGCCGGATACACCGGCCTACATCAAGGGAATCATCGATCTTCGTGGGGAGATCACCACCATCATCGACCTAAAAGAACGGCTCAATATTCCGCGCAAGGAGGGTGCAAGCGATGAGAACTGCAGGATTATTGTCCTTGATGACAGCATCACCCGGTCCAAGACCGGCATTATGGTTGACAATGTTTCATCAGTCACCACGTTCGACCAGTCCGCAGTAGATACGAGCACCTCCTCAGTGGAACAGAACAACTCCGCAATTATTGGTATCATCAAGAAACGTGTCAGAATCAAGGACCGCGATGCAAACGAGCTCCTCATCCTGATTGACATAAAACGCCTGGTCTCGGATAACGAGGTCGGGATAGATCTTGCCAGTACCGCCCCGGAAGAGATTGCGGCATAA
- a CDS encoding response regulator — protein sequence MAIVNDPGASQGSRGSGLTAASFAGPDSHASRAISVLYVDESPRLLEIVCEYLETQGNMIVDLCLTVGEALDKMRYIDYDVVITDYNFEHGEGISLLEQARKAGKAVPFVYFVLFRSEMLEDEARQYDKVWFVEKLSPGSQSPFPNFYRAIVSAVGAFPENARLTGSPQPGESAVVRLP from the coding sequence ATGGCAATAGTAAACGATCCCGGTGCAAGCCAGGGAAGCAGGGGAAGCGGCCTTACGGCCGCTTCTTTTGCGGGGCCGGACTCTCATGCCAGCCGTGCGATTTCAGTCCTGTACGTGGACGAATCACCCCGGCTCCTGGAGATCGTGTGCGAATATCTTGAGACTCAGGGAAACATGATCGTAGACCTCTGCCTGACCGTGGGCGAGGCCCTGGACAAGATGCGGTACATCGATTACGATGTGGTGATCACCGATTACAACTTTGAACACGGGGAAGGAATCAGTCTTCTTGAACAGGCACGAAAGGCCGGAAAAGCGGTACCTTTTGTGTATTTTGTTCTCTTCCGGTCAGAAATGCTGGAAGATGAGGCCCGGCAGTACGACAAGGTCTGGTTCGTAGAAAAATTATCCCCGGGTTCGCAGTCACCATTCCCTAACTTTTACCGGGCCATTGTCAGCGCTGTAGGTGCATTCCCGGAGAATGCCCGCCTGACTGGAAGTCCACAGCCCGGGGAAAGCGCAGTTGTGCGATTGCCCTAA
- a CDS encoding PAS domain S-box protein: protein MLATMYRPNFVSLWPSTPPAPPLPLLSLPGKPCYFAGRQSAPVHPGTTAASGVRAYAIIPVNSQDHTIGCMALSSREGDEISSHARIVLETIATVIGIAIEKARADERGRANAVRLETALEMGNLAWWEMELPQGTVRFDARKATILGYSPERFVHYSDFTSLLHPEDYERTMQAMQDHITGKVPRYLVDYRICAADGSYHWFRDIGGVTRSNPDGSPQIVTGIVMDITAVKGMESELAKKHEELQAAFAQLAANEKVLQWNYAELEKSSTVLARREEEFRNLFTNMEEGLATHELVVGTDGRVADYRILSVNPSFERILGIRAAEIIGKTGKEAYKTSDSPYLDIYSRVARTRKPESFVTYFPPMDKHFRISVYSPKAGRFATIFSDISKEFRQEEALRKKNTDLEAAYEELTATGEEIRQNFEKLIENQHELRKSEERYRRIVETAREGIWAMDREFRTTFVNRQFAEFLGYPPEEMIGRDIYSYIPEDERVDLRQKLEERKIGKAGSYEWRYLTKKGEVRWGLVSATPLFAADGTFDGSFAMVTDITAQKDTEFALKEKNASLEAAYEEMTATEEELRQNLEELGRNQNDLRKSEEKFRRIVETTHEGIWMWDPDLKITFVNARMAEMHGYVEKEMLGRCITDFIDPGDRLTSDAEIKNRRQGISGHMELRQVRKDGSVIWVQISSTPLKGCNGEFLGAFAMLTDITERKRAEMALRQANRQLNLLSSITRHDILNNITVIRSHLLLAEEAAHEPSERAFLKKIGSVTHSIRDQIDFTKVYKDLGTNEPQWQALEKVIAKLALPPGISLQNETDGLEIYADLLLEKVFYNLLDNTVRHGEKADRVRITCTTASEGLVLSWEDNGAGIPDKNKEAIFDKGFGKNTGLGLFLVREILSITGITIREAGTPGSGARFEITLPGGTFRFANAGTS from the coding sequence ATGTTAGCAACAATGTACAGGCCGAACTTCGTGTCTCTGTGGCCCAGTACCCCGCCGGCACCACCTTTACCTCTCTTGTCACTGCCGGGGAAACCCTGTTATTTTGCTGGCAGGCAAAGCGCGCCGGTTCATCCGGGTACCACGGCCGCATCCGGTGTCCGTGCATATGCAATAATCCCGGTAAACTCACAGGACCATACCATCGGCTGCATGGCACTCTCTTCCAGAGAGGGAGACGAGATCTCCTCCCATGCCCGGATCGTTCTTGAAACCATTGCAACGGTGATTGGAATTGCAATTGAAAAAGCGCGGGCTGATGAGAGGGGCAGGGCCAACGCAGTCAGGCTTGAGACCGCACTGGAGATGGGGAATCTTGCCTGGTGGGAGATGGAACTGCCGCAGGGTACGGTCAGGTTCGATGCACGCAAGGCAACGATCCTTGGCTATTCCCCGGAGCGTTTTGTCCACTATTCTGATTTTACCTCCCTTCTTCACCCGGAGGATTATGAACGAACGATGCAGGCCATGCAAGATCACATAACCGGGAAGGTGCCCCGGTACCTGGTGGACTACCGCATATGCGCTGCCGACGGGAGTTACCACTGGTTCCGGGATATCGGGGGAGTGACCCGGTCCAATCCCGACGGATCTCCGCAGATCGTGACCGGTATTGTAATGGATATTACTGCAGTAAAGGGCATGGAATCAGAACTTGCCAAGAAACACGAGGAACTCCAGGCGGCCTTTGCGCAACTGGCCGCAAACGAAAAGGTATTACAATGGAATTACGCTGAACTTGAAAAGAGCTCCACTGTCCTGGCAAGAAGAGAGGAAGAATTCCGTAACCTTTTTACCAATATGGAAGAGGGGCTTGCCACCCACGAACTGGTTGTCGGCACAGACGGGAGGGTTGCGGATTACCGGATCCTTTCTGTCAACCCGTCATTTGAACGGATCCTTGGCATCAGGGCTGCAGAGATAATCGGGAAGACCGGGAAGGAGGCATACAAAACGTCCGATTCCCCGTACCTGGATATTTATTCCCGCGTGGCCCGGACAAGGAAACCCGAGTCCTTTGTCACCTACTTCCCTCCCATGGACAAACACTTCCGGATCTCTGTATATTCCCCAAAAGCCGGGCGGTTTGCCACGATCTTCTCGGACATCAGCAAGGAGTTCCGGCAGGAAGAGGCCTTAAGAAAGAAAAATACGGATCTCGAGGCAGCATACGAAGAACTGACCGCAACCGGAGAGGAGATCCGCCAGAATTTCGAGAAACTGATAGAGAACCAGCATGAACTCCGGAAAAGCGAGGAGCGATACCGGCGCATTGTGGAGACTGCCCGCGAGGGCATCTGGGCCATGGACCGGGAATTCAGGACTACATTTGTTAACCGGCAGTTTGCAGAATTTCTCGGGTACCCGCCGGAAGAAATGATTGGCAGGGATATTTATTCGTATATCCCTGAAGATGAGCGGGTTGACCTGCGGCAAAAACTTGAAGAGAGAAAGATCGGCAAGGCCGGCTCGTACGAATGGCGATACCTGACCAAGAAAGGCGAGGTTCGGTGGGGTCTTGTATCTGCAACTCCCCTTTTTGCCGCGGACGGGACATTTGACGGCTCGTTTGCGATGGTTACCGACATTACGGCACAAAAAGATACGGAGTTTGCCTTAAAAGAAAAGAACGCCAGCCTCGAAGCTGCCTATGAGGAGATGACCGCAACCGAAGAAGAGCTTCGCCAGAACCTTGAAGAACTGGGCAGGAACCAGAATGATCTCCGGAAAAGTGAGGAGAAATTCCGGCGGATTGTGGAGACCACCCATGAAGGTATCTGGATGTGGGACCCGGATCTCAAAATCACTTTCGTGAATGCACGTATGGCGGAAATGCACGGATATGTGGAAAAGGAGATGCTTGGGCGGTGTATTACCGATTTTATCGATCCCGGCGACCGTCTCACATCCGATGCCGAGATCAAAAACCGTCGGCAGGGAATCAGCGGGCATATGGAACTCCGGCAGGTCAGGAAAGATGGTTCAGTCATCTGGGTACAAATAAGTTCTACTCCCCTCAAGGGATGTAACGGGGAATTTCTTGGCGCATTTGCCATGCTCACTGATATCACCGAACGGAAACGTGCAGAGATGGCACTGCGCCAGGCAAACCGGCAGTTAAACCTCCTCTCCAGTATCACCCGACACGATATCCTCAACAATATCACGGTCATCCGCAGTCACCTGCTCCTTGCCGAAGAGGCAGCTCATGAACCCTCGGAACGGGCGTTCTTGAAAAAGATCGGGTCTGTGACCCATTCGATACGGGACCAGATCGATTTTACCAAGGTATACAAGGATCTTGGCACAAACGAGCCCCAGTGGCAGGCGCTGGAAAAGGTCATTGCAAAACTTGCGTTGCCCCCGGGCATCTCCCTTCAGAATGAGACAGACGGCCTGGAGATCTATGCCGATCTGCTGCTGGAAAAAGTCTTTTACAACCTGCTTGACAATACCGTGCGCCACGGGGAAAAGGCAGACCGGGTCAGGATCACCTGCACAACAGCTTCCGAAGGTCTTGTGCTTTCCTGGGAAGATAATGGTGCAGGAATTCCTGATAAGAACAAAGAAGCGATCTTTGACAAGGGCTTTGGGAAGAATACAGGTCTCGGTCTCTTTTTGGTCCGCGAGATCCTTTCCATTACCGGGATAACCATTCGCGAGGCCGGGACACCGGGATCCGGGGCTCGCTTTGAGATTACGCTGCCGGGCGGGACGTTCCGGTTTGCCAATGCCGGTACATCATGA